The Bdellovibrionales bacterium genomic interval GTATACCCGAGCTCCCGAAAATAATCTTGCCAGTACTTCGCAATAACAACAATGTGCTCAGACTTCCGAATCACAGCTTTAAAAACCCACTCGGTGAGATCTTGGTACAATCGAGGAAGCCATGCACTTCCGGAAGAATCCACGTGGTAAATGATACTTATCCCTCGGCCTTTAAAATTAAATAGAGCTGATTGAAAGCTCCGAATACGGAGGCCGTGGGGTTTTTTAGCGAATTTCCATTGGAGAAAAAGATATTTTGGCATTTCCAAAAGGCGCCAAATGCCTTTGAACCCAAAGGTGGAAGAAACCACCGTATAGTCAAAATGGGAACTC includes:
- a CDS encoding glycosyltransferase, producing MKPRLQLQEFTSPQVFRLSTSKKGYGGIIYEKMLDAVLSSHFDYTVVSSTFGFKGIWRLLEMPKYLFLQWKFAKKPHGLRIRSFQSALFNFKGRGISIIYHVDSSGSAWLPRLYQDLTEWVFKAVIRKSEHIVVIAKYWQDYFRELGYT